AAATTATGCACCTTGTTTCACGTGTGATTGGCACACTTCGATTTGATTTAGATGCCCTGCACGCTTATCAAGCCTGTATGAATATGGGCACACTCACCGGTGCACCCAAAATTAAAGCGATGCAGTTAATTTACCAAGTTGAACAGCAAAAACGCCACAGCTACGGTGGGGCGGTAGGTTATTTAACTTCAGACGGCAATTTAGACACCTGTATTGTGATCCGCTCGGCATTCGTACAAAACGGTATTGCTTATGTGCAAGCAGGCTGTGGCGAAGTTTTAGATTCCGATCCGCAAACAGAAGCCGATGAAACCCGCCACAAAGCACGAGCGGTGTTAAAAGCGATTGCACAAGTTAATGCACAGGCAAATGGTTAAGGGAAACATTATGGCAAACATTCTTTTTATTGATAACTTCGACTCTTTTACCTACAACTTGGTGGATCAATTCCGCGAGTTAGGGCATAAAGTGACTATTTTCCGTAATGATTACCCGCTTGAGGATTTTTTAGCTAAAGCGTTAAGCACACCTGATTGCTTAGTGGCACTCTCCCCCGGTCCGGGCAACCCTGCTGAGGCAGGCAATTTATTAGAGATTATCCGCCATTTAAAAGACAAAGTACCGATGATTGGGATTTGTTTAGGTCACCAAGCCTTAATTGAAGCCTTTGGTGGCAAAGTGGTGCATACCGGCACCGTGTTACACGGCAAAGTGTCTCGTATTGAGCACAACAACCAAGCGATGTTTGCCGGCATTAATAACCCAATGCCGGTAGCTCGTTACCATTCCCTAATGGGGGATGATTTGCCTGAAGAATTTATCGTCAATGCCAAATATGAGCATATTGTAATGGCAATTCGCCACAAAACTCTGCCGATTTGCGGCTTCCAATTCCACCCCGAATCGATTTTAACAGTGGAAGGCACGAAGTTACTCAAACAATCGGTACAATGGTTATTAGAGGACAGAAAATGATTAGCGTATATGGTTTAAAACAGACCTTGGCTGACCGCCGAGCGAAAATTGCCGAAGCAATTTTTGACTGTATGGAAATGAGCCTTGGTGTGCCAAAACAACGCCACGCTTTACGATTTGAACTGTTAGAGGCGGAAGATTTTTACCCACCGATTAACCGCAGTGCCAATTTTATTGTGATTGAAATTAACCTGATGTCAGGACGTAGCGAGCAGATTAAAAAACGACTGATTAAAGGTTTGTTCAGTACTCTACAGTCTAAAGTTGGAATTATGCCGATAGATGTGGAAATCACCATTAAAGAGCAGCCTGAACATTGCTGGGGATTCCGTGGAATGACCGGCAATGAAGC
The sequence above is a segment of the Mannheimia bovis genome. Coding sequences within it:
- a CDS encoding tautomerase family protein, coding for MISVYGLKQTLADRRAKIAEAIFDCMEMSLGVPKQRHALRFELLEAEDFYPPINRSANFIVIEINLMSGRSEQIKKRLIKGLFSTLQSKVGIMPIDVEITIKEQPEHCWGFRGMTGNEATDLEYQVHR
- a CDS encoding aminodeoxychorismate/anthranilate synthase component II, with the protein product MANILFIDNFDSFTYNLVDQFRELGHKVTIFRNDYPLEDFLAKALSTPDCLVALSPGPGNPAEAGNLLEIIRHLKDKVPMIGICLGHQALIEAFGGKVVHTGTVLHGKVSRIEHNNQAMFAGINNPMPVARYHSLMGDDLPEEFIVNAKYEHIVMAIRHKTLPICGFQFHPESILTVEGTKLLKQSVQWLLEDRK